The Oscillatoria acuminata PCC 6304 genomic interval CCGCAGTTTCTGTTGATTTAAACGGGCAGGTTGGTGGCAAAATAGAATAGCTGTCTATTTTTATTCTTTTTGGGACTTAGAAGCCACCCAGTTTTCAATTAAAATAGTTTGTTCTATGCCAGACTTAATAGTTTAGCGTCGATCCCTGATCACCAGAGGATGATCCTCAAGGTTAACCCATTAAAGAAAAGGATTAGAGGAGGTAAAAAAGAAGTGACGACCGATATTACCACAAAAGAAGTCCGAGCGCAGATCGAAGCCATAAAAATTAAAGTTGAACGCAACGGCCATTTGACCCCGATCGCCCAGATTGCACCCGTCGAGGTAGAGGGTACTAAAATTGAGTACGCCACCTTCCTCGGCAGCGATCGCTTCACGGAGTTAAACCCCCAAATCGGCGATACCCTCCTGCTGTGTCATGGAGGAACCGATAAAATGGCGGAAGTGGTCGGGGTGATCGCAGAAGAACGCTCTTCCGGCAGTCAACCCTTTAAAATGCCCACCCACTGCCCAGAATGCGGATCCCCGGTCATCCGGACCAGCGATGATGAGATCAGTTGCCTTAATTCCTCCTGTGCTCCCATTCTTCCCTACAGCCTGCTCAATTGGGCCAGTCGAGATGCAATGGAAATTAGCGGATTGGGAGAAAAACTGGCCTACCAATTGATTGAACATGGACTGGTTAAATCCATTGCCGACTTGTACGAACTCAATGCTGACCAACTGATCACCCTGGAACGGATGGGGAAAAAATCGGCGAAAAACCTGCTCAAGGCGATCGCTAAATCCAAATCCCTCCCTTGGTCCAGAGTCCTCGCCAGTTTGGGTATCCGCCACGTCGGTCGTGCCACGGCGCAGATGCTCACCCAGGAATTTGCTACGGTCGGAAACCTCGCCAAAGCTGAAATCACCGAACTAGAGGCTATTGAGCGCATCAGTCCGGAAATCGCCCAGTCTGTCTATCACTGGTTCCGAATTCAAGCTAATCAAACCTTAATTGAGCGCTTATCCGCTGCTGGATTGCAACTGCCCTCGGTGGCATTACCCGAGATCCTCGATGTCCCCGTCGCCCCAGAAACCGCGACCCAGCAGGTCCAACCCTCCCCTGCACCCCTGGACAAAGAACCTGTTCCCATGCCTGCTCCTTCTACCTCAAAAACCCCCTCTCATGCAGAGTCCCCATTGGATGCCTCGGCTCAAGAATTACAAACCGCCACTGAACGCAACGCTCAATTACAATCAGAGTTAGAGCAAGCTACTCAGCATTCGGGTCAATTGCGATCGGAGTTAGAGGAAATTCGGACCACCCTAGAACGGGCCGAACAACAAACTGCACAACTCCAATCGGAATTAGCGGAAAGTCGGCAGCAGTTGACACAGGCGAATCAATCTGAATCTCTGGAATCGGAACTAGCTCAAAAGAACACCCAACTCACCCAAGCTCAGGAGCAAACGGCTCAATTAAATGCTCAGTTACAGGAAATTCAGTCCGCGTTAGCAGCATCTACTCGCCAAACTGAAGAACTCCAAACTGAGTTAGAGCAATCAAAACAGCATTCAGGGGAATTAGACTCTCAACTGAATCAGTTACGAACTGAGTTAGAGCAATCAAAACAGCATTCAGGGGAATTAGACTCTCAACTGACTCAGTTACGCACGGAGTTAGAGCAATCAAAACAGCATTCGGGAGAATTAGACTCTCAACTGACTCAGTTACGCACGGAGTTAGAGCAATCAAAACAGCATTCGGGGGAACTAGACTCTCAACTGACTCAGGTGCGAACTGAGTTAGAGCAATCAAAACAGCATTCGGGAGAATTAGACTCTCAACTGACTCAGGTGCGAACTGAGTTAGAGCAATCAAAACAGCATTCGGAAGAATTAGACTCTCAACTGACTCAGTTACGCACGGAGTTAGAGCAATCAAAACAGCATTCGGGAGAATTAGACTCTCAACTGACTCAGGTGCGAACTGAGTTAGAGCAATCAAAACAGCATTCAGGGGAACTAGACTCTCAACTGACTGAGGTGCGAACTGAGTTAGAGCAATCAAAACAGCATTCAGGAGAATTAGATTCTCAACTGACTCAAGTGCGAACTGAGTTAGAGCAATCAAAACAGCATTCAGGAGAATTAGATTCTCAACTGACTCAGGTGCGAACTGAGTTAGAGCAATCAAAACAGCATTCAGGGGAACTAGACTCTCAACTGACTGAGGTGCGATCGCAGTTAGCGCAAGTGCAACAAGAGCGATCGCAGATTCAATCCCAGTTAGAGGAACGGGGGGAAAGATTACAACAACTCGAAGGGGAGAAACAGGACTTGCAACAGCAACTCTCTGAAACGCGGACCCAGTTATTGGGAGTGGAAGAGATGCGATCGCACTTGCAAACCGAACTCGCTCAAATCAAGGCAGAAAACGAGCGCGCACAACAACAGCGATCGGACTTAGAGACTCAGCTTGCCAAATCCCATGCAGCACAGTCCCAACTCCAGGGGGATTTAAACGAAACCCAAGAAAAATTACAGCGCCTGTTGCACGATCAATCCCACAGCCAATCCCAAGTCACCCAAGCCAACAGCGAGCGATCGGATGTACTATCGCAATTGGAAGCTGCTAACCAAGCGCGATCGCAGCTAGAATCCCAACTCGCCCTCGTGCGATCGCAAACCCCCCTGTTAAAAACAGGAGTAGTTCTAGCATTCCTCTTCGGGTCCTTAATTGCCTGGTTCTCAGCCTTAGCCATTTACTAACATTATATCCTTGACCCGAAGTTTAAGGCTAAATGTATAAACAGGGATGGAGCATTACTGCTCCATCCCTGTTTTTTTTAGCCACCCCACCCATCGTCACACCGAACCGGGGAAGAGAACGACAGCAAGTCGGGACGTTGAACTAAAAAATGCGCGGGTTGTACAGAAAAATCAGGGTTTCAGCCCCGATTTGCGCTGGTTATGTGAAAAGTGCATTGTTAACTTGCGTAAAAATCATACTTAGAAATATTTTGTAACTTTAGATACGAACCCCCCTAGTTTATGCGACTAACTTATAGGGAAATCAAGCGCAAATTAAGGAGGAAATGAATTTCAATAAAAATAAGGTAATCAATGATACGGTTTGGACATTCTTACAAATTTGCTAGGTTATTATTTTGATTAACAGGCAACCGATAAAACGAGGTTCTCTATGACGTTAGCCACAGAAAAGGCCACAACGAGTTTAAATAAATTTGAGAAAATCAAGGCCGAAAAAGATGGACTTGATGTAAAAAATCAGTTAGAAGATTTTGCTCGAATTGGCTGGGAAGCAATCGATGCAGGCGATCGCGACCACCGGCTCAAATGGCTAGGGGTCTTCTTTCGCCCGGTGACTCCAGGTCAGTTCATGGTGCGGATGCGGATGCCTCATGGAGTCATGAATAGTCTGCAAATGCGAGTCTTGGCCGAGATAGTAGAGCGGTATGGAGACGATGGCAATGCAGATATTACGACCCGACAGAATCTCCAACTACGGGGCATCAGAATAGAAGATATTCCTGATATTTTTAACCGATTTAAAGCCGCAGGGATGACCTCGGTGCAGTCGGGAATGGATAACGTTAGAAATATTACTGGCTCTCCGGTTTCTGGGATTGACAAACATGAGTTAATCGATACTCAAGAGTTAGTCCAAAAGGTCCAAGATATGATTACCAATACCGGAGAGGGTAATCCTGCTTTTACCAACTTACCGAGGAAATTTAACATTGCGATCGGTGGATGTCCAGACAACTCCATTCATGCCGAAATCAATGATATTGCCTTCGTTCCGGCTTATAAAAATGGAGAAATTGGCTTTAACGTACTCGTCGGGGGCTTTTTCTCGGCGAAACGCTGTGAAGCGGCGATCCCGCTAAATGTGTGGGTCCCCCCCAATGATGATGTGGTGGAGTTATGCCGTGCGATTTTAGAAATTTACCGAGATAATGGCCCCCGAGCCAATCGGCAGAAATCTCGTTTAATGTGGCTAATCGATGAATGGGGCTTAGAGAAATTCCGGGCCGAAGTCGAGAAAGAGTGTGGAAAACCCCTGGCTGAAGCTGCTGAGAAAGATGAGATTGTTTGGGAAAAACGGGATCATCTGGGAGTGTTTCCTCAGAAACAAGCGGGCTTAAACTTTGTGGGGTTGAATGTTCCCGTGGGTCGGTTGTTTGCTCCCGATATGTTTGAGTTGGCTAGACTTGCCGAAGTGTATGGCAATAGTGAGATCCGGCTAACGGTGGAACAAAATGTCATCATTCCGAATATTCCCGATTCGCGGTTAGAGGCATTGTTGCAAGAACCGATTTTAGAGAAATTTAGTATTGATCCCGCACCTCTGACGCGATCGCTCGTTTCCTGCACAGGTTCTCAGTTCTGCAACTTTGCCTTAATTGAAACCAAAAATCGCGCTTTAGCCTTAGTTCAAGAACTGGAAACGGAATTAGAAATCCCCAAAACTGTGCGAATTCACTGGACTGGCTGTCCCAACTCCTGCGGACAACCCCAAGTGGCAGAGATTGGCTTGATGGGAACCAAAACCCGCAAAAATGGCAAAACCGTGGAAGGGGTAGACCTCTACATGGGAGGTAAAGTGGGCAAGGATGCTCATTTAGGTAGCTGTGTTCAAAAAGGCATTCCCTGCGAGGACCTTAAACCTGTATTGCGGCAGTTACTCGTCGAGCAGTTTGAGGCAAAACTGAAACCCGGGATTACTCAGGCGATTGTAGATACACCTCCGGCATCGGTGGAGTCACCCGAACCCCCAGTCGCGAAAGCCAGTCAACCGGCAGTTGTTGCCTTTGTCAAGTCCGGCAAAACTATTTCCTGTGACGACTCTGCCCCGATTTTGGAGATTGCTGAACGAGAGGGAATTGAACTCGATAGCAGTTGCCGGGGTGGAACTTGCGGGACTTGCAAGCAAAAACTGATCAGTGGAGAGGTTCGCTACGAAAATGAACCGCAGGCCCTGAGCGATGGCGATCGCGAGCAAAAATATATTTTGACCTGTAGCGCCCATCCCGTGGGTCCCGTGGAAATTGATGCCTAACCGAGGCAGTTGTCAAGAAATTCTGACTTAACCCCATCACGTTCTGTCAATCCGCAAATTTATCTCAACAGGAGTAACGATCCATGTCTTCTCAAGAATTAGCGTCCAAACCCACGAACTCTGTTTCTTCTGGTCCTGAAGCCGATGAGACCCCCAAAGCCTCCAATTCCTTAGCCCTGCAACTCATCTGTGCAGTAGGTGTTCTCGGGTTTTCCGGATATATGTTCAGTACCTGGCATCAAACCCTAGCCCAGCATAGTCTCGCCCAGCAAGCTCAAGCCGAAACACCCGTGGTGGAGGAAGCTCCAGCAATGGCTCCTGTGGAGGCTGAAGTGCCCCCCTCGGTGACTCAACCGGAAATGACCGCAACCACTGCCCCTATCACCCCAGAAGTTGCCGCCACGGTCCCTGCTGCTGTCCCTATGGTCACGGAACCCACAACGACCCCGGCGATTACGGATCCAACAACCTTGACGACCCTGGGTCAAAAGCTTTACGAGCAAATTGATGGCAGTTGGAAGAGTTATCCCACCTTTACCAGCAATTTAGTCTATCAAGTCCAGGTGCAACGGGATGGGGCGATCGCCGGGTACGACTCCCTCAACAAACCCGCTCAAGATTACCTCGGGGAAACCCCACTGCCGGAATTGACTTCGGCAAACGCTGCCCTAACGGAAAGCTCAACCCAGCCCCAGGCTAAGTTTCTAGTCTTGCTCATGCCTAGCGGGACCTTAGAAATCAGTCCTTGGGTGGGGAACTAGGACGGATCCCCCTCCAGCCATCCTGAGCAGACAACCCCCGAAAAAGACTAAAGGGTAAACCCAATTGTTCGAGATTGACCGTTTTTTAAACTCAGTTATGCTACTTGTACCGTCAAGACTAGGGCAATATTGATAGATTACAGTCGGAAACTCTATACTTGACTTTCTGAACCCATTTATCAAGAATTGCTCCGTTGGGGCAACTACAATGAGGACTGACTATGAGTTTTAACGAATTTTCTTCCGAACCCAAACGCCATATTCCCACCGATGCCATCATCGTTTTAGGCGCAACCCTTTCAGTTTTTCTCCTCGGGGGCATACTGCACCTGCTTTCCGGAGGCGCTCGGGCTCAGGAAGAACCGGCACCCATGACCATGACGGAAGAATCCCTGGTGGTGGAAAGCGTCACCCCTCGCCCCGAGACTGAAACTCAGCTCGAAACCCGGGTGGACGAAACGCGCATTATTACCCAAGCGCCTCCCGTGACTCAGGAGCAGCCTGGGGCCGTTCAAACCCCTCCAGCAGGGATGAATAATGAGCCCTTTGTAGGGAGTGCTCCTCCGGTGGTGCAACAGCCCCCGGTGGTCACGGAGCAGCCTGCTGTTCCCCCGACGACTCCGGACCCGACCCTGGGTGAGGCTCCTCCTGCGGTAACGCCTTCCCCGGACCCGACCCTGGGTGAGGCTCCGGCCCCGACCCTGGGTGAGGCCCCGACTCTGGATGAGGCTCCGGCCCCGACCCTGGGTGAGGCTCCGCCCGCGACCCTGGGTGAGGCTCCAGGGATGATGGGGGAATCCCCAGACATGATGGGTGAGGCTCCAGGGATGACGGGGGAATCCCCGGACATGATGGGTGAGGCTCCCGCAGCCACAGCACAACCCCAAGCGATCGCCGATCCAGCCGTCATTGAGACTTTGAATCAAAGTCTTTATGAGCAAATCGATAGCAACTGGAGGACTATTCCGACCTTTACTCAAGATTTAGCCTATCGCGTCCAAATCAACGAACAAGGGGAAATCGTATCCTATGAGCCAGT includes:
- a CDS encoding helix-hairpin-helix domain-containing protein, with amino-acid sequence MTTDITTKEVRAQIEAIKIKVERNGHLTPIAQIAPVEVEGTKIEYATFLGSDRFTELNPQIGDTLLLCHGGTDKMAEVVGVIAEERSSGSQPFKMPTHCPECGSPVIRTSDDEISCLNSSCAPILPYSLLNWASRDAMEISGLGEKLAYQLIEHGLVKSIADLYELNADQLITLERMGKKSAKNLLKAIAKSKSLPWSRVLASLGIRHVGRATAQMLTQEFATVGNLAKAEITELEAIERISPEIAQSVYHWFRIQANQTLIERLSAAGLQLPSVALPEILDVPVAPETATQQVQPSPAPLDKEPVPMPAPSTSKTPSHAESPLDASAQELQTATERNAQLQSELEQATQHSGQLRSELEEIRTTLERAEQQTAQLQSELAESRQQLTQANQSESLESELAQKNTQLTQAQEQTAQLNAQLQEIQSALAASTRQTEELQTELEQSKQHSGELDSQLNQLRTELEQSKQHSGELDSQLTQLRTELEQSKQHSGELDSQLTQLRTELEQSKQHSGELDSQLTQVRTELEQSKQHSGELDSQLTQVRTELEQSKQHSEELDSQLTQLRTELEQSKQHSGELDSQLTQVRTELEQSKQHSGELDSQLTEVRTELEQSKQHSGELDSQLTQVRTELEQSKQHSGELDSQLTQVRTELEQSKQHSGELDSQLTEVRSQLAQVQQERSQIQSQLEERGERLQQLEGEKQDLQQQLSETRTQLLGVEEMRSHLQTELAQIKAENERAQQQRSDLETQLAKSHAAQSQLQGDLNETQEKLQRLLHDQSHSQSQVTQANSERSDVLSQLEAANQARSQLESQLALVRSQTPLLKTGVVLAFLFGSLIAWFSALAIY
- a CDS encoding ferredoxin--nitrite reductase, coding for MTLATEKATTSLNKFEKIKAEKDGLDVKNQLEDFARIGWEAIDAGDRDHRLKWLGVFFRPVTPGQFMVRMRMPHGVMNSLQMRVLAEIVERYGDDGNADITTRQNLQLRGIRIEDIPDIFNRFKAAGMTSVQSGMDNVRNITGSPVSGIDKHELIDTQELVQKVQDMITNTGEGNPAFTNLPRKFNIAIGGCPDNSIHAEINDIAFVPAYKNGEIGFNVLVGGFFSAKRCEAAIPLNVWVPPNDDVVELCRAILEIYRDNGPRANRQKSRLMWLIDEWGLEKFRAEVEKECGKPLAEAAEKDEIVWEKRDHLGVFPQKQAGLNFVGLNVPVGRLFAPDMFELARLAEVYGNSEIRLTVEQNVIIPNIPDSRLEALLQEPILEKFSIDPAPLTRSLVSCTGSQFCNFALIETKNRALALVQELETELEIPKTVRIHWTGCPNSCGQPQVAEIGLMGTKTRKNGKTVEGVDLYMGGKVGKDAHLGSCVQKGIPCEDLKPVLRQLLVEQFEAKLKPGITQAIVDTPPASVESPEPPVAKASQPAVVAFVKSGKTISCDDSAPILEIAEREGIELDSSCRGGTCGTCKQKLISGEVRYENEPQALSDGDREQKYILTCSAHPVGPVEIDA